One genomic window of Halorhabdus sp. CBA1104 includes the following:
- a CDS encoding DUF86 domain-containing protein: MVDEEVVVTKLEQVNEFAHDLEEMRGLSKDQYVSDIVIQRAVERTFMNLIQSCIDLAQHIRAAEDLTAARTSKEEIEALGKEGIISAETQERLEEAVGFRNVLAHRYGDVDHETVYEVLHEDLHWFEQFQQEVAQWFRKQES, translated from the coding sequence ATGGTCGACGAGGAAGTAGTCGTGACCAAGTTGGAACAGGTCAACGAATTTGCGCACGACCTCGAAGAGATGCGTGGGCTGTCGAAGGACCAGTACGTCTCGGATATCGTGATTCAGCGGGCGGTCGAGCGGACGTTCATGAATCTGATTCAGTCGTGCATCGACCTTGCCCAGCATATTCGTGCCGCCGAGGATCTGACGGCGGCGCGGACATCGAAAGAAGAGATCGAAGCTCTCGGCAAAGAAGGCATCATCTCCGCCGAGACGCAAGAACGACTCGAAGAAGCCGTCGGGTTCCGAAATGTACTCGCCCATCGGTATGGGGACGTAGATCACGAAACAGTGTACGAGGTACTTCATGAAGACCTGCACTGGTTCGAACAGTTTCAACAGGAAGTTGCCCAGTGGTTTCGCAAGCAGGAATCGTAA
- the thpR gene encoding RNA 2',3'-cyclic phosphodiesterase encodes MSKRLFVSVDLDGLGEAVAPVQEHFEAVSGLNVVDPHQAHVTLKFLGDTDPDQVPELTDELAAAVDESGVEPFETELGGLGAFPSTDYIRVVWLGVREGGEQLTRLHEAIEERTVAMGFDPEEHDFTPHVTLARVNRLGVKWFETPEASRHHERAKLSRTTPRLVSGLPLYPRNAEGVKVPFAFSVPDLRAS; translated from the coding sequence ATGAGCAAGCGACTGTTCGTCAGCGTCGACCTCGACGGCCTCGGCGAGGCGGTCGCCCCAGTCCAAGAACACTTCGAGGCTGTGTCGGGCCTGAACGTCGTCGACCCACACCAGGCCCACGTCACACTGAAATTCCTCGGCGACACTGATCCCGACCAAGTGCCCGAACTCACCGACGAACTCGCGGCCGCGGTCGATGAAAGCGGCGTCGAGCCATTCGAGACCGAGCTCGGCGGCCTGGGCGCGTTCCCGAGCACGGATTACATCAGGGTCGTCTGGCTGGGTGTCCGCGAAGGGGGCGAGCAACTCACCCGACTGCACGAGGCAATCGAGGAACGTACAGTTGCGATGGGGTTCGATCCCGAAGAGCACGACTTCACCCCACACGTCACGCTGGCCCGCGTCAACCGCCTCGGGGTCAAGTGGTTCGAGACGCCGGAGGCGTCTCGTCATCACGAGAGAGCGAAGCTCTCTCGAACGACCCCGAGGCTTGTCAGTGGACTCCCACTCTATCCGCGTAATGCGGAAGGCGTGAAAGTGCCGTTCGCGTTCAGCGTCCCTGACTTGAGGGCCAGTTGA
- a CDS encoding RNA-guided endonuclease TnpB family protein, whose product MEVVRNIQLKLDVPEDAHSVLDETFEQFRQAAQHVADAGWNDDPTEIEDTKNTLHNQTYTEVREQTSLQASLVQSARNLAADALGNCKDRILDDGKKASKPEFRGSVVVYNGRTITYNDDHVTLATVRDRVTAEFVTPEDDEGTPFAEYWTDDWERKEATLHKRDGTYYLHVAVEKEVETVDSGDEATENGVVLGVDLNVDGHLAVTSTGAFFGNVDYLNHKRDEYERRRGNLQQTGTRSAHLTIKSVGSRFARWSADYLHRVSKAIVQEAVENDCTAIAFENLTHIRERISNASKFQQWAFRELQRHVEYKAEEYGIDVDDVAPAYTSQRCSHGECGFTHEDNRDGDEFECLKCGKELHADYNAARNIGWRLLQHWLKSGAGRAISQLALKSGTLNANGTFTPSALRG is encoded by the coding sequence ATGGAGGTCGTCCGCAACATCCAGCTAAAGCTCGACGTTCCCGAGGACGCTCACAGCGTCCTCGATGAGACGTTCGAGCAATTCCGTCAAGCGGCCCAACACGTCGCTGACGCTGGATGGAACGACGACCCCACAGAAATCGAGGACACAAAGAACACGCTCCACAACCAAACCTACACGGAGGTTCGGGAGCAGACCAGTCTGCAAGCCAGTCTCGTCCAATCCGCCCGCAACCTCGCCGCCGACGCACTCGGCAACTGCAAAGACCGAATCCTCGACGACGGCAAAAAGGCAAGCAAGCCCGAGTTTCGAGGGAGTGTCGTCGTGTACAACGGGCGAACCATCACGTACAACGACGACCACGTTACCCTCGCCACCGTGCGCGACCGCGTGACCGCCGAGTTCGTCACGCCCGAAGACGACGAGGGCACGCCGTTCGCGGAATATTGGACAGATGACTGGGAGCGCAAGGAAGCAACACTCCACAAGCGTGACGGCACGTACTACCTCCACGTCGCAGTCGAGAAAGAAGTCGAAACCGTTGATTCTGGCGACGAAGCGACCGAGAACGGAGTGGTTCTCGGCGTCGATTTGAACGTGGACGGTCACCTCGCCGTCACCAGTACAGGAGCGTTCTTTGGCAATGTAGACTATCTCAACCACAAGCGCGACGAGTATGAACGTCGGCGTGGTAATCTCCAACAGACGGGCACTCGTTCCGCGCATCTCACAATCAAGAGCGTCGGCTCACGGTTCGCTCGGTGGAGTGCAGACTACCTCCACCGCGTCTCGAAAGCCATTGTGCAGGAAGCCGTCGAGAACGACTGCACAGCGATTGCGTTCGAGAACCTGACGCATATCCGCGAGCGTATCTCGAACGCCTCGAAGTTCCAGCAGTGGGCATTCCGTGAACTTCAACGCCACGTCGAATACAAAGCCGAAGAATACGGCATCGATGTTGACGATGTTGCGCCTGCTTATACGAGTCAGCGGTGCAGTCACGGCGAATGCGGGTTCACGCACGAGGATAATCGTGATGGTGACGAGTTCGAGTGTCTGAAGTGTGGAAAGGAACTCCACGCCGACTATAACGCCGCTCGGAATATCGGGTGGCGTCTCCTCCAGCACTGGCTCAAGTCTGGGGCTGGACGGGCCATCAGTCAACTGGCCCTCAAGTCAGGGACGCTGAACGCGAACGGCACTTTCACGCCTTCCGCATTACGCGGATAG
- a CDS encoding ZIP family metal transporter encodes MALLANLTLVFVAGLITALATGLGAIPFFLVDDISDRWYVGLWGLASGIMLAASLFGLIMEGLSAGGTLIEVAVGMLAGVLLVIVAHRVLDDTDFDPKEYAEADFKKLVLILGILTVHSFPEGVAVGVSFAELGLDGAQGPLLFGATVPILAIFMTIAISIHNIPEGVAISIPLRSMGISEWRMVWWAVFSSLPQPIGAVLAFAFVRLAQDFLPYGFGFAAGAMIYLVATEFIPEALETGASLPGGGYRELVEGLAAGIALMVPLAVV; translated from the coding sequence ATGGCACTGCTGGCTAATCTCACGCTGGTTTTCGTCGCGGGATTGATCACCGCGTTAGCAACGGGGTTGGGTGCGATCCCGTTTTTCCTGGTTGATGACATCAGCGATCGGTGGTACGTCGGATTGTGGGGGCTGGCCTCGGGAATCATGCTCGCGGCGTCGCTGTTCGGGCTGATCATGGAAGGGCTATCCGCGGGAGGGACACTGATCGAAGTGGCCGTCGGCATGCTGGCGGGTGTCCTCCTCGTCATCGTCGCACATCGAGTGCTCGACGATACCGATTTCGACCCCAAAGAGTACGCAGAAGCCGATTTCAAGAAGCTCGTGCTCATCCTGGGCATTCTGACGGTCCACAGTTTCCCGGAGGGTGTCGCCGTCGGTGTCTCCTTCGCCGAACTCGGTCTCGACGGGGCCCAGGGACCGCTTCTGTTCGGCGCGACGGTCCCGATTCTGGCGATCTTCATGACGATCGCGATCTCGATCCACAACATCCCCGAAGGCGTGGCCATTTCGATCCCGTTGCGCTCGATGGGGATCTCCGAGTGGCGCATGGTCTGGTGGGCCGTCTTCTCCAGTTTACCACAGCCCATCGGGGCTGTCCTCGCGTTCGCGTTCGTCCGCCTCGCACAGGACTTCTTACCGTATGGCTTTGGCTTTGCGGCCGGCGCGATGATCTATCTGGTGGCGACGGAGTTCATCCCGGAAGCCTTAGAGACCGGCGCGTCGCTGCCCGGCGGTGGCTATCGCGAACTGGTCGAAGGGCTGGCCGCCGGCATCGCGTTGATGGTGCCGCTGGCGGTGGTGTGA
- a CDS encoding MarR family transcriptional regulator: protein MPISKDRFQDLSDDETGGPRPGTNAATILDFLRENPEKAFTQSDIAAATDVKTGSIGPTLVRLRERGRVDHRGTYWRVSDHDRSVEAATDHAGASLADRERDGETPSYDEWQAYAVDPREESDE from the coding sequence ATGCCGATCAGTAAGGATCGATTTCAGGACCTCTCCGACGACGAGACAGGGGGGCCACGGCCGGGAACCAACGCGGCCACAATATTGGACTTTCTCCGGGAGAACCCCGAGAAAGCGTTCACGCAAAGCGATATCGCGGCGGCGACCGACGTGAAGACGGGGTCGATCGGGCCGACGCTCGTTCGATTGCGCGAGCGTGGTCGGGTCGACCACCGTGGGACGTACTGGCGGGTCAGCGATCACGACCGGAGTGTCGAGGCGGCAACCGATCACGCGGGAGCGAGTCTCGCCGACCGGGAACGTGATGGAGAGACGCCATCGTACGACGAGTGGCAGGCGTACGCGGTCGATCCACGCGAGGAGTCGGATGAATAA
- a CDS encoding 50S ribosomal protein L39e — protein sequence MGKKSKGKKQRLAKLERQNSRVPAWVIMKTDQDVQRNPKRRHWRRSDTDE from the coding sequence ATGGGCAAAAAATCCAAGGGCAAAAAGCAGCGTCTGGCGAAGCTCGAACGCCAGAACAGCCGTGTCCCGGCGTGGGTCATCATGAAGACCGACCAGGACGTACAGCGCAATCCGAAGCGACGCCACTGGCGACGTAGTGACACAGACGAATGA
- a CDS encoding 50S ribosomal protein L31e has translation MSAEDFEERVVTVPLRDVQAVPEGDRAGKAMALIREHLAQHFSVTEDAIRLDPSVNEAVWDQGRANPPSKIRIRAARFEEAGENIVEAEPAE, from the coding sequence ATGAGTGCCGAAGACTTCGAGGAGCGGGTCGTCACAGTCCCGCTTCGCGACGTGCAAGCCGTTCCGGAGGGCGACCGTGCCGGAAAGGCGATGGCGCTCATCCGTGAGCACCTCGCCCAGCACTTCTCCGTCACAGAGGACGCAATCCGGCTCGATCCCTCGGTCAACGAGGCCGTCTGGGACCAGGGGCGGGCAAACCCCCCGAGCAAGATCCGGATTCGCGCCGCCCGCTTCGAGGAAGCGGGCGAGAACATCGTCGAAGCCGAACCCGCAGAGTAA
- a CDS encoding translation initiation factor IF-6 — translation MLRAAFAGSTYVGVYASATDEYLLIRPDADDELTTAFGEELTVPVVETTIGGAGTVGALATGNENGLLVTSRITDRERDRLTETIDAPVVELPGRINAAGNVVLANDNGAVVHPDLPRDAIQAVKDALDVPVERDDLGGVQTIGTAAVATNRGVLAHPQATDGELDRLEEVLDVPADVGTINYGGPLVGSGLVANANGYVVGQDTTGPELGRIESALDYID, via the coding sequence TTGCTCCGCGCGGCCTTCGCCGGTTCGACGTACGTCGGCGTCTACGCCTCGGCTACTGACGAGTATCTCTTGATCCGCCCCGATGCCGACGACGAACTGACAACTGCCTTCGGCGAGGAGCTTACCGTCCCAGTTGTCGAGACAACGATCGGCGGGGCAGGCACGGTCGGCGCACTCGCGACCGGCAACGAAAACGGCCTGCTGGTGACCAGTCGGATCACCGACCGCGAACGCGATCGACTCACGGAGACGATCGACGCCCCGGTCGTCGAGCTCCCGGGTCGGATCAACGCCGCCGGCAACGTCGTGTTAGCCAACGACAACGGGGCAGTCGTGCATCCAGATCTGCCACGAGACGCCATCCAGGCCGTCAAAGACGCCTTGGACGTGCCGGTCGAACGCGACGACCTCGGGGGCGTCCAGACGATCGGGACGGCCGCGGTTGCGACGAATCGCGGCGTGCTCGCCCACCCGCAGGCGACAGACGGAGAACTCGACCGACTGGAGGAGGTCCTCGACGTCCCGGCCGATGTCGGGACGATCAACTACGGCGGGCCGCTAGTCGGGTCCGGCCTGGTCGCTAACGCGAACGGGTACGTCGTCGGCCAGGATACCACCGGCCCGGAGTTGGGCCGGATCGAGAGCGCGCTGGACTATATCGACTGA
- the rpl18a gene encoding 50S ribosomal protein L18Ae has translation MSEFTVNGQFEARDGWQTFEKEIEAENENVAEERIYAEFGSQHGLKRAQIEIEGVDA, from the coding sequence ATGAGTGAGTTTACAGTCAACGGGCAGTTCGAGGCCCGCGACGGCTGGCAGACGTTCGAAAAGGAGATCGAAGCGGAGAACGAAAACGTCGCCGAGGAACGGATTTACGCCGAGTTTGGCTCCCAGCACGGGCTAAAGCGTGCCCAGATCGAGATCGAGGGGGTCGACGCATGA
- the pfdA gene encoding prefoldin subunit alpha: MSLGGGGGGGGGQQQLQELAQAIEAIEDEKEALQTEIEDLRTEQTEIDEAIEAIDTLESGSTVQVPLGGDAYVRAEIQDIDEIIVGFGADYAAEQGQDDAVDVLENKKDTIDERIEEVNEEIAELDAESDELEERAQQMQQQQMQQQMQAMQQQEEGDE, encoded by the coding sequence ATGAGCCTCGGTGGTGGCGGCGGCGGCGGCGGCGGTCAGCAGCAACTGCAGGAACTGGCACAGGCGATCGAAGCCATCGAAGACGAGAAAGAAGCCCTACAGACCGAAATCGAGGACCTCCGAACGGAGCAGACCGAAATCGACGAGGCAATCGAAGCGATCGATACTCTCGAAAGCGGCTCGACCGTTCAGGTGCCGCTGGGTGGGGACGCCTACGTCCGCGCCGAGATTCAGGATATCGACGAGATCATCGTCGGTTTCGGCGCAGACTACGCAGCCGAGCAGGGCCAAGACGACGCCGTCGACGTCCTCGAGAACAAGAAAGACACTATCGACGAGCGCATCGAGGAAGTCAACGAAGAGATCGCGGAACTCGACGCCGAGAGTGACGAACTCGAAGAGCGCGCCCAGCAGATGCAACAGCAGCAGATGCAACAGCAGATGCAGGCGATGCAACAGCAGGAAGAAGGCGACGAGTAG
- the ftsY gene encoding signal recognition particle-docking protein FtsY: MFDGLREKLGRFSDDVEEDVEEEDTEEEPNTESATGPAESATAAPEAESQAETGAAPDTEGEAAPDPANGQADGDTPADGQEDRGIAERAKLFATGKTVIDEDDLQNHLDELEIALLSSDVEMSVAGEILSGVETNLVGETRKRLQSTGNLAQDALREALYDVISVGQFDFTQRLADAEKPVVIVFTGVNGVGKTTTIAKLARYLEEQGYTSVLANGDTYRAGANEQLGEHAENLDVPYISHEQGGDPAAVIYDAVEYAEANDVDVVLGDTAGRLHTSEGLMDQLSKINRVIDPDMTLFVDEAVAGQDAVTRASEFDDAAEIDGTILTKADTDPQGGAAISIAHVTGKPILFLGTGQGYEHLDPFDPEEVVDQLTLGE, from the coding sequence ATGTTCGACGGACTTCGCGAAAAACTCGGTCGATTCAGTGACGACGTCGAAGAGGATGTCGAAGAAGAAGACACCGAGGAAGAACCGAACACTGAGTCAGCGACCGGTCCTGCGGAATCGGCTACGGCCGCACCCGAAGCCGAGTCACAAGCTGAGACGGGAGCAGCGCCCGACACCGAAGGCGAGGCAGCGCCCGACCCAGCAAACGGGCAAGCAGACGGCGACACGCCAGCGGACGGGCAAGAGGACCGCGGGATCGCCGAGCGGGCGAAGCTGTTTGCCACCGGGAAGACCGTCATCGACGAGGACGACCTACAGAATCATCTCGACGAACTCGAAATCGCGCTTCTGAGCAGCGACGTCGAGATGAGTGTTGCCGGAGAGATCCTCAGCGGTGTCGAGACGAATCTAGTCGGGGAGACCCGAAAACGCCTCCAGAGCACGGGCAACCTGGCCCAGGACGCTCTTCGAGAGGCGTTGTACGACGTCATCAGCGTCGGCCAGTTCGATTTTACCCAGCGGCTCGCCGACGCCGAGAAGCCGGTCGTGATCGTCTTTACGGGCGTCAACGGCGTCGGCAAGACGACGACGATCGCGAAACTCGCCCGCTATCTGGAAGAACAGGGGTACACGTCGGTACTGGCTAACGGTGACACCTATCGGGCCGGCGCGAACGAACAACTCGGGGAACATGCCGAGAACCTGGACGTCCCCTACATCTCCCACGAACAGGGTGGCGATCCGGCTGCGGTCATCTACGACGCTGTCGAGTACGCCGAGGCCAACGACGTCGATGTCGTGCTGGGCGATACGGCGGGTCGACTCCACACGAGCGAGGGGCTAATGGACCAGCTCTCGAAGATCAATCGCGTCATCGACCCGGATATGACCCTGTTCGTCGACGAAGCTGTCGCCGGCCAAGACGCCGTTACCCGCGCGAGTGAGTTCGACGACGCCGCCGAGATCGACGGGACGATCCTCACCAAGGCCGATACTGACCCACAGGGCGGGGCGGCAATTTCGATCGCGCATGTGACGGGCAAGCCGATCCTCTTTCTGGGCACCGGCCAGGGCTACGAACATCTCGACCCGTTCGACCCCGAGGAAGTCGTCGACCAGTTGACGCTGGGCGAGTGA
- a CDS encoding nuclear transport factor 2 family protein: protein MTEDPVADVRAYYRALDEHDYDRLQALLAPAFVHRRPDLTLDGRERFVQFMREERPDDRTTHPIEAIYRDGEDDLAACGRLLDEDGAEIAAFVDLFRFGEAGIESVRTYTQ from the coding sequence ATGACTGAGGACCCTGTCGCGGACGTGCGGGCCTATTATCGGGCACTCGACGAGCACGATTACGACCGCCTCCAAGCCTTGCTCGCGCCCGCGTTCGTCCACCGACGCCCCGATCTGACGCTCGATGGACGCGAGCGATTCGTCCAGTTCATGCGCGAGGAGCGGCCCGACGACCGGACCACCCACCCCATCGAGGCGATCTATCGTGATGGCGAGGACGATCTCGCTGCTTGCGGACGGCTGCTCGACGAAGACGGGGCAGAGATCGCGGCCTTCGTGGATCTCTTCAGGTTCGGCGAGGCAGGGATCGAATCGGTCCGGACCTACACGCAGTAG
- a CDS encoding redoxin domain-containing protein: MLREGADALTFELPAVEDDDVRQLSLGEYVGEQIVVLAFYPGDFNPACQDDSDLAALDLFAMQPDVAVVAVGPDTVYSHRAFAAEYDLAIPLCADTRREVAAAYEVVFEDEYGQRRPERAVFVVDLDGVIRYAWSTRDPFERPDDQAIQRTVADIGGDGAAVSRYRVGHAHYVEGRRAFTNAMSAFEDHDWMVARSDFERTREEFTTAAEQFATSGRFVDAAQLDEHFERARMKATALWQAADWLAEAADAFSSGDGEEGQAYRQDAESPLETARDLAEPLDPDEITVTEGGVEIPDSAIGQADESVMDAIRGDDSVAGGVDLDVAETPADLGEEDAQQPDDGPDTDAARRLREYAGVGVDIDEPDGAEDDQIADALADADAPTGDETSGTDDTESATDARDTETLEDVPAVDEPAVGESVDRNDQPGSSADESRPADRANERSHDSTGTQPGTAEADISEAEIEEIAEELQAADGETETSDSGTDQPADGTSSPEDGP, translated from the coding sequence ATGCTTCGGGAGGGGGCTGATGCCCTGACCTTCGAGTTGCCGGCGGTCGAGGACGACGACGTCCGGCAACTCTCGCTTGGGGAGTACGTCGGCGAGCAGATCGTGGTGTTGGCGTTCTATCCCGGCGACTTCAACCCGGCTTGTCAGGACGATAGCGATCTGGCAGCACTGGATCTCTTTGCAATGCAGCCCGATGTCGCCGTCGTCGCTGTCGGCCCCGATACGGTCTACAGTCACCGAGCGTTCGCTGCCGAATACGATCTGGCTATCCCACTGTGTGCCGATACGCGTCGCGAGGTCGCTGCGGCCTACGAAGTCGTCTTCGAGGACGAGTACGGCCAGCGACGCCCCGAACGGGCCGTCTTCGTCGTCGATCTGGACGGCGTGATCAGATACGCGTGGTCGACGCGGGATCCCTTCGAACGGCCGGACGACCAGGCCATCCAGCGTACCGTCGCAGACATCGGTGGCGATGGGGCGGCCGTCTCGCGGTATCGCGTCGGGCACGCCCACTACGTCGAGGGACGCCGGGCGTTCACGAATGCGATGAGCGCCTTCGAGGATCACGACTGGATGGTCGCCCGGAGTGACTTCGAGCGCACTCGCGAGGAGTTTACGACCGCCGCCGAGCAGTTCGCCACGTCGGGGCGGTTCGTCGATGCGGCCCAACTGGACGAACACTTCGAGCGTGCTCGAATGAAAGCGACCGCCCTCTGGCAGGCTGCAGATTGGCTCGCGGAGGCTGCCGATGCTTTTTCCAGCGGTGACGGAGAAGAAGGCCAGGCCTATCGGCAGGACGCCGAGTCCCCCCTGGAAACCGCCCGGGACCTTGCGGAACCGCTGGATCCAGACGAGATCACTGTCACTGAAGGCGGCGTCGAGATCCCCGATAGCGCGATTGGACAGGCTGATGAATCGGTGATGGATGCCATTCGCGGCGACGACAGTGTGGCTGGCGGTGTCGATCTCGACGTGGCCGAGACGCCTGCCGATCTCGGTGAGGAAGACGCCCAACAACCCGATGACGGGCCGGATACCGACGCCGCCCGTCGACTCCGGGAGTACGCTGGTGTGGGTGTCGACATCGACGAACCCGACGGCGCCGAGGACGACCAGATCGCCGACGCGCTCGCGGACGCTGACGCGCCGACCGGCGATGAAACGAGTGGGACCGATGACACCGAATCTGCCACCGACGCTCGCGACACGGAGACACTCGAAGACGTCCCAGCGGTCGACGAGCCAGCAGTGGGCGAGTCGGTCGATCGGAACGATCAGCCGGGTTCGTCCGCGGATGAATCGCGTCCAGCAGACCGGGCAAACGAGCGGAGCCACGACTCGACGGGGACCCAGCCAGGTACGGCTGAGGCCGACATCTCGGAGGCAGAGATCGAGGAAATCGCCGAGGAGTTACAGGCCGCCGACGGCGAGACCGAGACTTCTGATTCCGGGACAGACCAACCGGCCGACGGGACGAGCAGCCCAGAAGATGGACCGTGA
- a CDS encoding DUF367 family protein — translation MELHVRYEGDDDPEKCTARKLAKFDLATLHDSVRATPPGIVLNPFAEQALSPADADRERLIALDCSWETAEREAFDLDGVQRSLPFLVAANPVNYGTPFQLTTVEALAGGLAIVGEREQAKKLLSKFRWGHTFLELNEEPLSRYADCADSTAVVAVQEEYLADEN, via the coding sequence GTGGAACTGCACGTCCGGTACGAAGGCGACGACGATCCCGAGAAGTGCACAGCCCGGAAACTCGCCAAGTTCGACCTGGCGACGTTACACGACTCCGTGCGGGCGACGCCACCGGGGATCGTGCTCAACCCTTTCGCCGAGCAGGCGCTATCGCCGGCCGATGCCGACCGCGAGCGACTCATCGCCCTCGATTGCTCCTGGGAGACCGCAGAGCGCGAAGCCTTCGATCTGGACGGAGTTCAACGATCGTTACCCTTTCTGGTGGCCGCAAACCCAGTCAACTACGGCACGCCGTTCCAGTTGACGACAGTCGAGGCACTTGCGGGGGGCCTCGCGATTGTCGGCGAGCGCGAACAGGCCAAAAAACTGCTCTCGAAGTTCCGCTGGGGACATACGTTCCTGGAACTCAACGAGGAGCCGCTGTCCCGCTACGCCGACTGTGCTGACTCGACCGCGGTCGTGGCCGTCCAAGAGGAGTATCTGGCCGATGAAAACTGA
- a CDS encoding 50S ribosomal protein L40e yields the protein MARFEKAEGRTLEKQICMRCNARNPKRAEKCRKCGYANLRPKAKEPRSA from the coding sequence ATGGCACGATTCGAAAAAGCAGAGGGACGCACCCTCGAGAAACAGATCTGCATGCGCTGTAACGCCCGCAACCCAAAGCGCGCCGAGAAGTGTCGCAAGTGTGGCTACGCGAATCTCCGGCCCAAGGCCAAAGAACCCCGTAGCGCCTGA
- a CDS encoding MBL fold metallo-hydrolase produces MAIGDVTDVTTGSCSDLYYVDTGMYEVPNYGSVYIVDAERPAIVETGIGTHHGRILDAIDAVGLAPEEIEVLAVTHVHLDHAGGAGFLAEACPSATIVAHELGAPHLVDPSRLWEGTKQAVGDQITHYVEPDPVPEERVHGIGDGDEIDLGDHALIAHHAPGHAPHQVVFEDPSNDAVFTGDAAGLYVPERDRAEPTSPPPDFDLEQALQDVEMLQELAPETLLYSHFGPARRTHQLDGYARRLGEWVQSVTTAREKLGDDESVIEHFASETEATEIWGAEKGRGETAMNVRGVLQYLDETA; encoded by the coding sequence ATGGCTATCGGCGACGTGACCGACGTGACTACTGGCAGTTGCAGTGATCTCTACTACGTCGACACCGGTATGTACGAGGTGCCAAACTACGGCTCGGTGTACATCGTCGACGCCGAGCGCCCGGCGATCGTCGAGACGGGGATCGGGACCCACCACGGCCGGATTCTCGACGCGATCGATGCCGTTGGTCTCGCTCCGGAGGAAATCGAAGTACTCGCGGTCACCCACGTCCACCTGGATCACGCGGGGGGAGCCGGGTTTCTCGCCGAAGCGTGTCCGTCGGCGACGATTGTTGCCCACGAACTCGGCGCGCCACACCTGGTCGATCCCAGTCGGCTCTGGGAAGGCACCAAGCAGGCGGTCGGTGACCAGATCACGCATTACGTCGAACCCGACCCCGTACCCGAGGAACGCGTCCACGGGATCGGAGACGGCGACGAGATCGACCTCGGTGATCACGCCCTGATCGCACACCACGCGCCGGGCCACGCCCCCCATCAGGTCGTCTTCGAGGACCCCAGCAACGACGCGGTCTTCACCGGCGACGCGGCGGGACTGTACGTCCCCGAGCGCGATCGGGCAGAACCAACCTCGCCGCCGCCCGATTTCGACCTCGAGCAGGCCCTACAGGACGTCGAGATGCTACAGGAGTTAGCGCCGGAGACACTCCTGTACTCCCACTTTGGGCCGGCTCGACGGACCCACCAGCTCGATGGGTACGCGCGCCGGTTGGGCGAGTGGGTGCAAAGCGTCACAACGGCCCGGGAGAAACTCGGGGACGACGAGAGTGTGATCGAACACTTCGCGAGCGAGACCGAGGCGACGGAGATCTGGGGCGCCGAGAAGGGGCGTGGCGAGACGGCGATGAACGTCCGGGGCGTCCTCCAGTATCTCGACGAGACGGCGTGA